The Bacteroides sp. region TTTGTCCTGACCCTTGCGCTGATCGTGGGGCTTTTGATGGGTGAACGCTCCCAATTCCTGGCCGAGATCTCAGTATATACCCTTGCCTTGGTGATGGTGTTTGCCACCACTGGATTTTCTTTCAGGAACTGGTGGCCCCTGCGCAATGCCCTTCAACCCATTGGCTGGTCAACATTGCTCAATTACGGGGTGTTTGGAATGGCCATGATTGGTTTGGGCTGGGTGTTTTTCCGTGAGGAACCCTATATTCAATATTATTTTGGCATTGTGTTGCTTGCTGCTGCCCCGCCCGGGCCTTCCGTTATCCCCTTTGCGACTATGCTTAAAGGCGATGACAATTTTTCAGTGACGGGTGTTTTTGGTTTGCATCTGGTGGCTATGTTGTTAACCCCATTTATGCTCTTCCTTTTTCTTGGCGATGCCATGATCAACCCCACATCCATCCTGAAGATCATGGTTCAGTTAATTGTCATCCCCCTGGTCATCAGCCGTTTTCTACGCCATCCAAAAGTGCTGCCTTTTGCGAATCAGGTACGTGATACCATTATTAAATGGGGGTTCTTTCTCGTCATTGTGCCCATTATGGGGATGAGTGCCAGCGTGTTTTTTTCAAAACCAGGCCCGGTTCTGATCATGGCGGGCATTTTTCTTTTCACCATGTATGTGATGGGATTTGCCTATCATGTAATGATGGATAAATTGGGATTCAAAAGACCTTTCCTGATTAGCAGCACTCTGATGATGGTAACCAAGAGCAGCGCCTTTTCGGCAGTGGTCGCCTTTACTTTCTTCCGCAACGAACCCCGGGTAGCTTTGCCTTCGGCCATCGTTAGCGTCTTTGTGACCCTGTTTATTATCTTTTATTCCTTGTTCCTGGAATTTTATGAAAGGGGTCGTAAAACCTCTGATTGACTCTTGAGGAAAAATTCTTTTATAAACGGTTCAGAGGAAATTTCTTTTCTGACCAGAGCATTATGATTACCCCAGTCATAAGCGATGCCATGGCGATCATAAAAGTCCTGTCAAATCCCCATGTTTCATAAAAGAGGATGCCTAGCAAAGGTGCAAAAAGCGATCGTACAGCTGTGAGCCCAAGATGTATGGCCTGGTAAGTGCCGGCTTCAGAGGGTTCACAAAAATAGGCTGATCCGATGCTCCAGGTCAGGCCCATGGTGGCTGCAAATACCCCGTGAAATAAAATGTACAGCAGCAGGGTATGGTAAAGGGTGATTCCGAAGAACACCTGTTGGTTGCCATCTGCCCGGGTGATAACCAGTGCAAAAATGAATAGGACCATTGAAAAAAACGAAATAGCCGCAAAACGCCTGGGGTCAATGCGCCCGATCAGCCTTCCGAAAAAGGGAAGAATCAGGATGGCAAGCAGATTATAAGCATTCCGGTAAAAGGCCACGCTGGAATAGTTTAACATT contains the following coding sequences:
- a CDS encoding bile acid:sodium symporter encodes the protein MNKLIKIINHRDFVLTLALIVGLLMGERSQFLAEISVYTLALVMVFATTGFSFRNWWPLRNALQPIGWSTLLNYGVFGMAMIGLGWVFFREEPYIQYYFGIVLLAAAPPGPSVIPFATMLKGDDNFSVTGVFGLHLVAMLLTPFMLFLFLGDAMINPTSILKIMVQLIVIPLVISRFLRHPKVLPFANQVRDTIIKWGFFLVIVPIMGMSASVFFSKPGPVLIMAGIFLFTMYVMGFAYHVMMDKLGFKRPFLISSTLMMVTKSSAFSAVVAFTFFRNEPRVALPSAIVSVFVTLFIIFYSLFLEFYERGRKTSD